Proteins from a genomic interval of Streptomyces sp. NBC_00820:
- a CDS encoding sensor histidine kinase — protein sequence MRAPVQKKRPRRTSRQTAPEGIAEQTPVGTGRPTHVRTRLIIAVAAVAAAIAGAGAPALLTASGDVSDSQELVTLAGRTQDALALAHSLADERDEVTAYLAAGRPKAQAPSEQRSARVDRQIEDLRTDTGTPARLLTDLDGIATVRRAALTGKTDALRTHQAYSATITELHRLAQLLAERMPPRAGSGTYSLAELDTAVQQSAAARGLLLAALNIPSSTRTVIDPATGLPTTTSTSTDADRAKRDALTAAAQQARLRADAALADFRATAPKASVDSYDSTVTGVEVNSADKYLAALTDQPTLADSELATSARKLDAALSARVDLMRGAESALYDHRTKDLAQLRDEDVTALEIRVAVLGALMLVAVGIATAMARTLTRPLSVLRRGSARLAGAEDLAVQEPIAFTGRNDEFAQVVRSVNALHAHAVTLHATLNERAGALNDRVATLEADRKHLVGQRQKMADAREELRAELAESAAQMERLRTTIGGTFVNLALRTLGLVERQLSVIEGLEEREQDPERLGTLFKLDHFATVMRRHSENLLVLSGTEHVQQHHGPVPLVDVVRAAVSEIERYERVRITTLPPHAHIAGFAADDLSHLLAELMENATSFSPPDQSVEVSGWLLESGEIMLSVQDEGIGMTGDRLERLNTRLAEFDPESPYDQEGADGLGLGLYVVARLAHRHGARVQLREQKQGGIAAVAVLPRSLLAEAPATPGPAGRPGVVQTFSLPGADAEANSNVLLARTKSTDPLVALAERSVREAEKAERQQAPADDAAEPAPESPANFESPAGAIFESPAGSESHDSPVSPEATEPEAPETHSRAEATDRATGETPSRPKEPAETFAETTMELLLPDPATAPEAPGPTAVEGTGTAGSAPMTHEAPGHARSPEPGAADGEAAPQGPSAPDDENRSGGTDGHEAAEGEAEAITSKGLPKRTPKITSPAEAPRQRTRSVDAEALRRRLGGFSRGATAGYRDVEAEISATTEPATGGTAEEASS from the coding sequence ATCTCGCCGCCGGACGCCCCAAGGCGCAGGCGCCGTCGGAGCAGCGCAGCGCGCGGGTCGACCGCCAGATAGAGGACCTGCGCACCGACACCGGCACCCCGGCGCGGCTGCTGACCGACCTCGACGGCATCGCCACCGTCCGGCGCGCCGCCCTCACCGGCAAGACGGACGCGCTGCGGACCCACCAGGCGTACTCGGCGACCATCACCGAACTGCACCGGCTCGCCCAGCTGCTGGCCGAGCGGATGCCCCCGAGGGCCGGCTCCGGCACCTACTCGCTGGCCGAACTGGACACCGCCGTCCAGCAGTCCGCCGCCGCCCGCGGCCTGCTGCTGGCCGCGCTGAACATCCCGTCCTCGACCAGGACGGTGATCGACCCGGCCACCGGCCTGCCCACCACGACCAGCACCTCGACCGACGCGGACCGCGCCAAGCGGGACGCGCTCACCGCCGCCGCCCAGCAGGCCCGGCTGCGCGCCGACGCGGCCCTCGCCGACTTCCGCGCGACCGCGCCCAAGGCGTCCGTCGACTCCTACGACTCCACGGTCACCGGAGTCGAGGTCAACTCCGCCGACAAGTACCTCGCCGCCCTCACCGACCAGCCCACGCTCGCCGACAGCGAGCTGGCCACCAGCGCCCGGAAGCTGGACGCGGCCCTGTCCGCCCGGGTCGATCTGATGCGCGGCGCCGAGTCGGCCCTCTACGACCACCGCACCAAGGACCTCGCGCAGCTCCGGGACGAGGACGTCACCGCCCTGGAGATCCGCGTCGCCGTCCTCGGCGCCCTCATGCTGGTCGCCGTCGGCATCGCCACCGCCATGGCCCGCACCCTGACCCGCCCGCTGTCGGTCCTGCGCCGCGGCTCGGCGCGGCTGGCCGGCGCCGAGGACCTGGCGGTCCAGGAGCCGATCGCCTTCACCGGCCGCAACGACGAGTTCGCGCAGGTCGTCCGCTCGGTCAACGCCCTGCACGCGCACGCCGTCACCCTGCACGCCACGCTGAACGAGCGGGCCGGTGCGCTGAACGACCGCGTCGCCACCCTGGAGGCCGACCGCAAGCACCTGGTCGGCCAGCGGCAGAAGATGGCCGACGCCCGCGAGGAACTGCGCGCCGAACTCGCCGAGTCCGCAGCCCAGATGGAACGGCTGCGCACCACCATCGGCGGCACCTTCGTCAACCTGGCGCTGCGCACGCTCGGCCTGGTCGAGCGCCAGCTGTCGGTCATCGAGGGCCTGGAGGAGCGCGAGCAGGACCCCGAGCGGCTCGGCACCCTCTTCAAGCTGGACCACTTCGCCACCGTCATGCGCCGGCACAGCGAGAACCTCCTGGTCCTCTCCGGCACCGAGCACGTCCAGCAGCACCACGGCCCGGTCCCGCTGGTCGACGTGGTCCGCGCGGCCGTCAGCGAGATCGAGCGCTACGAGCGGGTCCGGATCACCACGCTGCCCCCGCACGCGCACATCGCGGGCTTCGCCGCCGACGACCTCTCCCACCTCCTCGCCGAACTCATGGAGAACGCCACCTCGTTCTCCCCGCCCGACCAGTCCGTCGAGGTCTCCGGGTGGCTGCTGGAGTCCGGCGAGATCATGCTGTCGGTCCAGGACGAGGGCATCGGCATGACGGGCGACCGCCTGGAGCGCCTCAACACCCGCCTCGCCGAGTTCGACCCCGAGTCGCCGTACGACCAGGAGGGCGCGGACGGCCTCGGCCTCGGCCTGTACGTCGTGGCCCGACTGGCCCACCGGCACGGCGCCCGCGTGCAGCTGCGCGAGCAGAAGCAGGGCGGGATCGCGGCCGTGGCCGTGCTGCCGCGCTCCCTGCTCGCCGAGGCTCCCGCCACGCCGGGCCCGGCCGGCCGCCCCGGTGTCGTCCAGACCTTCAGCCTCCCCGGCGCCGACGCCGAGGCCAACTCCAACGTCCTGCTCGCCCGCACCAAGAGCACCGATCCACTGGTGGCCCTGGCGGAGCGGTCGGTACGCGAGGCGGAGAAGGCCGAACGGCAGCAGGCACCGGCGGACGATGCGGCGGAGCCCGCCCCCGAAAGCCCCGCGAACTTCGAGAGCCCCGCAGGCGCGATCTTCGAGAGCCCCGCAGGCTCCGAGAGCCACGACAGCCCCGTAAGCCCCGAAGCCACCGAGCCGGAGGCCCCCGAGACCCACAGCAGGGCGGAGGCGACCGACCGGGCCACCGGGGAGACGCCGAGCCGCCCGAAGGAACCGGCGGAGACTTTCGCCGAGACCACCATGGAGCTGCTGCTCCCGGACCCCGCGACCGCTCCGGAGGCCCCTGGGCCGACGGCTGTCGAGGGCACCGGGACGGCCGGCTCCGCACCGATGACCCACGAGGCCCCGGGGCACGCCCGCTCCCCCGAACCCGGGGCCGCAGACGGCGAGGCCGCCCCGCAGGGGCCGTCCGCACCCGACGACGAGAACCGCTCGGGTGGTACGGACGGCCACGAAGCCGCCGAAGGCGAAGCCGAGGCGATCACCAGCAAGGGCCTTCCCAAACGCACCCCCAAGATCACCAGCCCCGCCGAGGCACCGCGCCAGCGGACCCGCTCCGTCGACGCCGAAGCCCTGCGCCGCAGGCTCGGCGGCTTCAGCCGCGGGGCCACCGCCGGCTACCGCGACGTAGAGGCGGAGATCTCCGCAACCACCGAACCAGCCACGGGGGGCACAGCCGAGGAGGCAAGCAGTTGA
- a CDS encoding AurF N-oxygenase family protein, translating to MATLTDEDALEGLRDALGLLKDREQVAQRLLASSARHSFDPDKELDWDAPFEEGKWFWPPELVSLYGTPLWRRMSEEQRILLSRHEAAALASLGIWFEIILMQLLARHIYDKSATSAHVRYALTEIEDECRHSKMFARLIEHGGTPWYPVGRVHHNLGRLFKTVSTTPGSFTATLLGEEVLDWMQRLTFPDERVQPLIRGVTRIHVVEEARHVRYAREELRRQMMTAPRWSREFTRITSGEFARVFSVAFVNPDVYTHAGLDKREAVAQARASAHRQEVMRTGAKRLTDFLDEIGVLRGAGRRLWRSSGLLA from the coding sequence ATGGCGACCCTGACGGACGAGGACGCGCTGGAGGGGCTGCGCGACGCGCTCGGCCTCCTCAAGGACCGCGAACAGGTCGCTCAGCGACTGCTCGCCTCCTCCGCCAGGCACTCCTTCGACCCGGACAAGGAGCTGGACTGGGACGCGCCCTTCGAGGAGGGCAAGTGGTTCTGGCCGCCGGAGCTGGTGTCGCTGTACGGCACCCCGCTGTGGCGGCGGATGAGCGAGGAGCAGCGGATCCTGCTGTCCCGGCACGAGGCGGCCGCGCTGGCCTCGCTCGGCATCTGGTTCGAGATCATCCTGATGCAGCTGCTCGCCCGGCACATCTACGACAAGTCCGCGACGAGCGCGCACGTGCGGTACGCGCTCACCGAGATCGAGGACGAGTGCCGGCACTCGAAGATGTTCGCCCGGCTCATCGAGCACGGCGGCACCCCCTGGTACCCGGTCGGCCGGGTCCACCACAACCTCGGCCGGCTCTTCAAGACCGTCTCCACCACGCCCGGTTCCTTCACCGCCACCCTGCTCGGCGAAGAGGTGCTGGACTGGATGCAGCGGCTGACCTTCCCGGACGAACGCGTCCAGCCGCTGATCCGCGGGGTCACCCGCATCCACGTGGTCGAGGAGGCCCGGCACGTGCGGTACGCCCGCGAGGAGCTGCGCCGCCAGATGATGACCGCGCCGAGGTGGTCGCGCGAGTTCACCCGGATCACCTCCGGGGAGTTCGCCCGCGTCTTCTCCGTCGCGTTCGTCAACCCGGACGTGTACACCCATGCCGGCCTCGACAAGCGGGAGGCGGTGGCCCAGGCGAGGGCGAGCGCGCACCGGCAGGAGGTCATGCGGACCGGCGCGAAGCGGCTGACCGACTTCCTGGACGAGATCGGAGTGCTGCGGGGAGCCGGACGGCGACTGTGGAGGTCGTCGGGACTGCTGGCGTAG
- a CDS encoding DUF742 domain-containing protein — protein MSGTGKRHQLPVRGGDRKKPARVRPYSLTGGRTRFGHVLLVETFVAAIEAPEERKELTSTPVSARIMPEMLAIVELCRRMRTVAEIAALLQMPLGVVRVLLSDLADQGKIRVYGTGTGHGTGRPNRALLERVLSGLRRL, from the coding sequence ATGAGCGGCACCGGCAAAAGGCACCAGCTCCCGGTGCGCGGCGGCGATCGCAAGAAACCCGCCCGGGTCCGCCCCTACTCGCTCACCGGCGGCCGTACCCGCTTCGGCCACGTCCTCCTCGTCGAGACGTTCGTCGCGGCCATCGAGGCCCCCGAGGAGCGCAAGGAGCTGACGAGTACGCCGGTGTCCGCCCGGATCATGCCGGAGATGCTGGCCATCGTCGAACTCTGCCGCCGTATGCGCACGGTGGCCGAGATCGCCGCGCTGCTGCAGATGCCGCTCGGCGTGGTCCGCGTGCTCCTGAGCGATCTCGCGGACCAGGGAAAGATCCGTGTGTACGGCACCGGGACCGGTCACGGCACCGGCCGGCCGAACCGCGCGCTGCTGGAAAGGGTGCTGAGTGGACTCCGCCGTCTCTGA
- a CDS encoding roadblock/LC7 domain-containing protein — protein MTAPSTYGLSSAARNLQWLLTNLVEEVPGIQSVAVVSSDGLLLLSSDPSHTEETRQARPTKGPRGSSADLATIVSGIGSLTLGATKLMEYGGIKHTMVAMEEGSLFVMSISDGSLLGVHGSAECDMSVVAYHMALFVGRAGHVLTPELRSELRKSLEADSTGSGR, from the coding sequence TTGACCGCGCCCAGTACCTACGGCCTGAGCAGCGCCGCCCGTAACCTGCAATGGCTGCTGACCAATCTGGTCGAGGAAGTACCCGGCATCCAGTCCGTCGCAGTCGTCTCCTCCGACGGCCTGCTGCTCCTGTCCTCCGACCCCAGTCACACGGAGGAGACACGCCAGGCGCGTCCGACCAAGGGCCCCCGCGGCTCCTCGGCGGACCTGGCCACCATCGTCTCCGGCATCGGCAGCCTCACCCTCGGGGCCACCAAGCTCATGGAGTACGGCGGGATCAAGCACACGATGGTCGCGATGGAGGAGGGCAGCCTCTTCGTGATGTCGATCAGCGACGGCTCGCTGCTCGGCGTCCACGGCTCCGCGGAGTGCGACATGAGCGTGGTGGCCTACCACATGGCCCTCTTCGTGGGCCGCGCCGGCCACGTGCTGACCCCCGAACTCCGCAGCGAGCTGCGCAAATCACTGGAAGCCGATTCGACGGGGAGCGGCCGATGA
- a CDS encoding C40 family peptidase translates to MSGMLPRLACTAVVAAQAVLAPVPAAAVPEPNRSVSQLLTDLQQLYRRTEQAGETYNATTEKLARQRAEVTRLDGELARARVALQGSRSDAGRLARQQYQNSSDFSPYVRLLLARDPQHALDEGHVIGRLARERAHTVDRLVATETNRDALARSARRALDTALALGEKQKKERDDVRGRLAEVERLLASLTPQQLAEMARLEGAGAAEAQRKLTDSGALGGDDRPASTEGTRAVSYAMSQVGKPYVWGAQGPRAYDCSGLTSQAWGHAGTPIPRTSQEQWARLRRVPLGELRPGDLVVYFPEATHVAMYVGDGKVVQAPRPGEDVRVSPIAGNPILGAVRPDADRSTGL, encoded by the coding sequence GTGTCAGGAATGCTCCCGCGTCTGGCATGTACGGCCGTGGTGGCGGCCCAGGCGGTTCTCGCGCCCGTGCCCGCGGCCGCCGTACCGGAGCCGAATCGGTCCGTCTCCCAGCTGCTGACGGATCTTCAGCAGTTGTACCGGCGGACCGAGCAGGCCGGCGAGACGTACAACGCCACGACCGAGAAGCTCGCGAGACAGCGGGCCGAGGTGACCCGGCTGGACGGCGAACTGGCGCGCGCCCGGGTCGCGTTGCAGGGCAGCCGGAGCGACGCCGGGCGGCTGGCCCGGCAGCAGTACCAGAACAGCAGCGACTTCTCCCCCTACGTCCGGCTGCTGCTCGCCCGCGATCCGCAGCACGCGCTGGACGAGGGCCATGTCATCGGGCGGCTGGCCCGCGAGCGCGCGCACACCGTGGACCGGCTCGTGGCCACCGAGACGAACAGGGACGCGCTGGCCCGTTCCGCCCGCAGGGCCCTGGACACCGCGCTGGCCCTCGGTGAGAAGCAGAAGAAGGAGCGTGACGACGTCCGGGGCAGGCTGGCCGAGGTCGAACGCCTCCTCGCCTCGCTCACCCCGCAGCAGCTGGCCGAGATGGCCAGGCTGGAGGGCGCCGGAGCAGCCGAGGCGCAGCGCAAGCTCACGGACTCCGGCGCGCTCGGCGGCGACGACCGGCCGGCCTCCACCGAGGGGACGCGGGCGGTCAGCTACGCCATGAGCCAGGTGGGCAAGCCGTACGTGTGGGGAGCGCAGGGCCCCCGGGCCTACGACTGCTCGGGGCTGACCTCACAGGCCTGGGGCCACGCCGGCACCCCGATCCCGCGCACCAGCCAGGAGCAGTGGGCGCGGCTCAGGAGAGTCCCGCTGGGCGAGCTGCGCCCCGGTGACCTGGTCGTCTACTTCCCCGAGGCCACGCATGTGGCGATGTACGTGGGGGACGGCAAGGTCGTCCAGGCGCCGCGGCCCGGCGAGGACGTCAGGGTCTCCCCGATCGCCGGCAACCCGATCCTGGGCGCGGTCCGGCCCGACGCCGACCGGAGTACGGGACTCTGA
- a CDS encoding TetR/AcrR family transcriptional regulator: MTPQAATPAYRRLSVEERRRQLLDSALSLFAHRAPEDVSLDDVAEAAGVSRPLVYRYFPGGKQQLYEAALRSAADALRQCFDEAREGPLLPRLSRALDRYLAFVDGHDAGFSALLQGGSVVETSRTGAIVDEVRRAAAENIFGHLGVTDPGPRLRMTVRMWITAVEAASLIWLDEDKQPAVGELRDWLVEQFMAVLMVTAGRDPQTAAVVGALGGDDRD; this comes from the coding sequence ATGACCCCCCAGGCCGCCACCCCCGCCTACCGTCGCCTCAGTGTCGAGGAGCGGCGCCGTCAGCTGCTCGACTCCGCACTGTCGCTGTTCGCGCACCGGGCGCCGGAGGACGTGTCGCTGGACGACGTGGCGGAGGCGGCCGGCGTCTCCCGGCCGCTGGTGTACCGGTACTTCCCGGGCGGCAAGCAGCAGCTGTACGAGGCCGCGCTCCGCTCTGCCGCCGACGCGCTCCGGCAGTGCTTCGACGAGGCGCGCGAGGGGCCGCTACTGCCCCGGCTGTCCCGGGCGCTGGACCGGTATCTGGCGTTCGTGGACGGGCACGACGCCGGGTTCAGCGCGCTGCTCCAGGGGGGCAGCGTGGTGGAGACGTCCCGGACCGGCGCCATCGTGGACGAGGTGCGCCGGGCCGCGGCCGAGAACATCTTCGGCCATCTCGGGGTCACCGACCCCGGTCCGCGGCTGCGCATGACCGTCCGGATGTGGATCACCGCGGTGGAGGCGGCCTCCCTGATCTGGCTCGACGAGGACAAGCAGCCGGCCGTCGGCGAGCTGCGCGACTGGCTGGTCGAGCAGTTCATGGCGGTCCTCATGGTGACCGCCGGCCGCGACCCGCAGACGGCGGCCGTCGTCGGCGCGCTCGGCGGGGATGACCGAGACTAA
- a CDS encoding styrene monooxygenase/indole monooxygenase family protein — translation MRKILVVGAGQSGLQLALGLQSHGYEVTLMSNRTADEIRSGRVMSTQCMFDTALGHERDLKLNFWESQAPKIEGLGVSVAAPGSFDPGPSQRVIDWVGKLDGYAQSVDQRVKMAGWMETFAQRGGQLVIHGAAVSDLDYFSRTYDLVLVAAGKGELVSMFARDPERSPYSEPQRALAVAYVHGLAPRPEHPEFDAVRCNLVPGVGELFIMPTLTTSGRADILFWEGVPGGPLDVFNGVKDPAEHLRLTLELMEKFTPWEFARTTGVELTDAGATLAGRYAPTVRNPIGRLPGGGLVLGVADVVVANDPITGQGSNTASKCAASYLASILEREDKPFDEEWMRGTFDRFWDITAQHVTKWTNAMLAPPPEHILNLIGAAGQLQPVANRFANGFNDPSDFENFFYEPDRTGAYLDSVTGA, via the coding sequence ATGCGGAAGATACTCGTCGTCGGAGCCGGTCAGTCCGGACTCCAGCTCGCTCTCGGCCTGCAGTCGCACGGCTACGAGGTCACCCTGATGTCGAACCGGACCGCGGACGAGATCCGTTCCGGCCGGGTCATGTCGACGCAGTGCATGTTCGACACGGCCCTGGGTCACGAGCGCGACCTCAAGCTGAACTTCTGGGAGTCCCAGGCCCCGAAGATCGAGGGCCTCGGTGTCTCGGTCGCCGCCCCCGGCTCCTTCGACCCGGGCCCCTCGCAGCGGGTCATCGACTGGGTGGGCAAGCTGGACGGGTACGCCCAGTCCGTCGACCAGCGGGTGAAGATGGCCGGCTGGATGGAGACCTTCGCCCAGCGCGGTGGCCAGCTGGTCATCCACGGCGCCGCCGTCTCCGACCTCGACTACTTCTCCCGCACCTACGACCTCGTCCTGGTCGCGGCCGGCAAGGGCGAACTGGTGTCCATGTTCGCCCGCGACCCCGAGCGCTCCCCGTACAGCGAGCCGCAGCGCGCCCTCGCGGTCGCCTACGTGCACGGCCTGGCCCCGCGCCCGGAGCACCCGGAGTTCGACGCGGTCCGCTGCAACCTGGTCCCCGGCGTCGGCGAGCTGTTCATCATGCCGACCCTCACCACCTCCGGCCGCGCGGACATCCTCTTCTGGGAGGGCGTCCCCGGCGGCCCGCTCGACGTCTTCAACGGCGTCAAGGACCCGGCGGAGCACCTGCGCCTGACCCTGGAGCTCATGGAGAAGTTCACTCCGTGGGAGTTCGCGCGCACCACCGGCGTCGAACTGACCGACGCCGGCGCCACGCTGGCCGGCCGCTACGCGCCGACCGTGCGCAACCCGATCGGCCGGCTGCCCGGCGGCGGCCTGGTCCTGGGCGTGGCCGACGTGGTCGTCGCCAACGACCCGATCACCGGGCAGGGCTCCAACACGGCGTCCAAGTGCGCGGCCTCCTACCTCGCCTCGATCCTGGAGCGGGAGGACAAGCCGTTCGACGAGGAGTGGATGCGGGGCACGTTCGACCGGTTCTGGGACATCACGGCCCAGCACGTCACCAAGTGGACCAACGCCATGCTCGCGCCGCCGCCGGAGCACATCCTCAACCTCATCGGCGCGGCCGGTCAGCTCCAGCCGGTGGCGAACCGTTTCGCCAACGGCTTCAACGACCCGTCGGACTTCGAGAACTTCTTCTACGAGCCCGACAGGACCGGTGCCTACCTGGACTCGGTCACCGGCGCCTGA
- a CDS encoding ferritin-like domain-containing protein produces the protein MATHDLYAKDPGDPLWQVPASGSARFSWEYDDGRDRLLALYQKGKDKQWDGHRRIDWDLEVDPYDPLGTPDEAMALYGTPYWPKLTDRDKGELRLHFASWQFSQFLHGEQGAMICAARIVESAPDLDAKFYSATQTMDEARHAEIYARFLHEKTGLVYPINDNLGSLLADTLRDSRWDMPYLGMQVLIEGLALAAFGMIRDTTDKPLPRQILAYVMQDEARHVAFGRMALRDYYRQLTDAELREREEFVIEGCHLMRDRLRGVEVLENFGIPKAEAEQLSEHSEFLQLFRKLLFSRIVPCVKDIGLWGERLQRAYADMGVFELGDSNLDQLMTQDEEIADRLDAERFAAEERERVAEVAETIESGAAESGAAEA, from the coding sequence ATGGCGACCCACGACCTGTACGCCAAGGACCCGGGAGACCCGCTGTGGCAGGTGCCGGCGAGCGGCTCGGCCCGGTTCAGCTGGGAATACGACGACGGCCGCGACCGTCTGCTCGCCCTGTACCAGAAGGGCAAGGACAAGCAGTGGGACGGGCACAGGCGCATCGACTGGGATCTGGAGGTCGATCCGTACGACCCGCTCGGCACCCCGGACGAGGCCATGGCCCTGTACGGGACGCCGTACTGGCCGAAGTTGACGGACCGGGACAAGGGCGAGCTGCGCCTGCACTTCGCCTCCTGGCAGTTCAGCCAGTTCCTGCACGGCGAGCAGGGCGCGATGATCTGCGCCGCCCGGATCGTGGAGTCCGCGCCGGACCTGGACGCCAAGTTCTACTCGGCGACCCAGACCATGGACGAGGCCCGGCACGCCGAGATCTACGCCCGCTTCCTGCACGAGAAGACCGGCCTGGTCTACCCGATCAACGACAACCTCGGGTCGCTCCTCGCCGACACCCTCCGCGACAGCCGCTGGGACATGCCGTACCTGGGCATGCAGGTGCTGATCGAAGGGCTCGCCCTCGCCGCGTTCGGCATGATCCGGGACACCACCGACAAGCCGCTGCCCCGGCAGATCCTCGCCTACGTCATGCAGGACGAGGCCCGGCACGTGGCCTTCGGGCGCATGGCGCTGCGCGACTACTACCGGCAGCTCACCGACGCCGAACTGCGCGAGCGCGAGGAGTTCGTCATCGAGGGCTGCCACCTGATGCGCGACCGACTGCGGGGCGTCGAGGTCCTGGAGAACTTCGGCATCCCCAAGGCCGAGGCGGAACAGCTCAGCGAGCACTCCGAGTTCCTCCAGCTCTTCCGCAAGCTGCTCTTCAGCCGGATCGTCCCCTGCGTCAAGGACATCGGCCTGTGGGGCGAGCGGCTTCAGCGGGCCTACGCCGACATGGGCGTGTTCGAGCTGGGGGATTCCAACCTCGACCAACTGATGACCCAGGACGAGGAGATCGCCGACCGGCTGGACGCGGAACGCTTCGCCGCGGAGGAGCGGGAACGGGTGGCGGAGGTGGCGGAGACGATCGAGTCGGGGGCGGCCGAGTCGGGGGCGGCCGAGGCGTAG
- a CDS encoding GTP-binding protein: MDSAVSDASAAGGVPLVGGFSEPDEDLKAWQQDRSQAPVATKIVVAGGFGVGKTTLVTSVSEITPLQTEALMTQASEETDDLTATPDKLTTTVAMDFGRLTLDDDLVLYLFGTPGQQRFWFMWDDLVRGAIGAVVLADTRRLKDCFPALDYFESCGLPYVVAVNHFDKTDRFEPDDVREALTIPAHVPVMIMDARRRISVIETLLALVGHALDETPE; the protein is encoded by the coding sequence GTGGACTCCGCCGTCTCTGACGCCTCCGCCGCCGGGGGCGTCCCCCTCGTCGGTGGCTTCTCCGAGCCCGACGAGGACCTGAAGGCCTGGCAGCAGGACCGCAGCCAGGCCCCCGTCGCCACGAAGATCGTGGTGGCGGGCGGCTTCGGCGTGGGCAAGACCACGCTGGTCACGTCCGTCTCGGAGATCACGCCTCTGCAGACCGAGGCGCTGATGACCCAGGCGAGCGAGGAGACCGACGACCTCACCGCCACGCCGGACAAGCTGACCACCACGGTGGCCATGGACTTCGGCCGCCTCACGCTCGACGACGACCTGGTGCTCTACCTGTTCGGCACGCCGGGCCAGCAGCGCTTCTGGTTCATGTGGGACGACCTGGTGCGCGGCGCGATCGGTGCCGTCGTACTGGCCGACACCCGCCGCCTGAAGGACTGCTTCCCGGCGCTCGACTACTTCGAGAGCTGCGGCCTGCCGTACGTCGTCGCGGTCAACCACTTCGACAAGACAGACCGGTTCGAACCGGACGACGTCCGTGAGGCGCTGACGATACCCGCGCACGTCCCTGTAATGATCATGGACGCGCGCCGGCGGATCTCGGTGATCGAGACCCTCCTGGCCCTCGTGGGCCACGCGCTGGACGAAACCCCCGAGTAG